In Oscillospiraceae bacterium, one DNA window encodes the following:
- a CDS encoding serine/threonine-protein phosphatase, which translates to MNFIVSASTDIGLAKDTNQDSFVVKIVETPRGAMMFSVLCDGMGGLSHGELASATMVHAFIRWLDNDFRRICHAPLWDEQIRAEWEKIIARENRKIMEYGRLHGIKLGTTVTAALLTDERYYILNVGDTRAYEIDGESVRQLTEDQTVAAQEARQGRLSDEEARCDPRRNILLQCVGASRVVQADLFFGATRRDCVYMLCTDGFRNEITPEEIFTCFNPAALDHTAAMKHNAEYLIGLNMQRRERDNISVVLIRTY; encoded by the coding sequence ATGAATTTTATCGTGTCCGCCAGCACCGATATCGGTCTCGCGAAGGATACGAACCAAGACAGTTTTGTGGTGAAGATTGTCGAGACGCCGCGGGGCGCGATGATGTTTTCCGTGCTGTGCGACGGCATGGGGGGGCTTTCCCACGGAGAGCTCGCGAGTGCCACGATGGTGCACGCGTTTATCCGGTGGCTGGACAACGACTTCCGGCGGATCTGCCACGCGCCTCTGTGGGACGAGCAGATCCGAGCGGAGTGGGAGAAGATCATTGCGCGGGAGAACAGGAAGATCATGGAATACGGTCGTCTTCACGGCATCAAACTGGGCACCACGGTCACCGCCGCGCTGCTGACGGACGAGCGCTACTATATTTTAAATGTCGGCGATACCCGGGCCTATGAGATCGACGGGGAAAGCGTCCGGCAGTTAACGGAGGATCAGACGGTGGCGGCGCAGGAAGCGCGGCAGGGGCGCCTCTCGGACGAGGAAGCGCGCTGTGATCCCAGGCGGAATATCCTGTTACAGTGCGTGGGCGCCTCACGGGTGGTGCAGGCGGATCTGTTCTTCGGCGCGACGCGGCGCGACTGTGTCTACATGCTCTGTACGGACGGATTTCGCAACGAGATCACCCCGGAAGAGATTTTCACATGTTTCAATCCGGCGGCGCTGGATCACACCGCCGCGATGAAACACAACGCGGAGTATCTGATTGGGCTGAACATGCAGCGGCGCGAGCGGGACAACATCTCGGTGGTGCTGATCCGCACATATTGA
- a CDS encoding DUF6382 domain-containing protein codes for MPKTGAEGVDRMKLGFETQGVNTYLICRLEDSETIDTFTFGMITNTRIPGLSPVLFTQIDDARILKYNISSKISLRHFLGGQVNKKRLLGVFSNIAAALASAEEYMLESETFLFDVDNIYTDVSTCEVSLICLPVRRETGAINLVAFFKDIMFNTQFDQSENCDYVAQIINYLNSVAVFLLPDFKKKIDSLIYVSTTQTQVIMSPPPPAGPAEGPVFLESAPLQAAPVSMAMPAPLPPLSMPSPPPSPVPVPPLSAGAPRPAAFPGAAHPAAAMPLPMPPSPGVSRQVVGVQLPPGLAMPNSAALPPAPAGGKPGREKKESKWRLFSKNPNTDDKKGKKSKKVKPQKGAPAAPGMEMPLSGAPPMPPPAMAAPPPPSMLPLMRPAGPTSLPPPAPADRPLVQRPVLRPMPPPWPPSQAVGDYDAPSLFSMDPLVSEGTTLLEEGAPMPGSAPHLFRLKTQEKIYLTKPLFKIGKEKNYADYTIRDNSAVSRSHLNVIMRGGEVFIVDTNSKNHTFLNDVMIASNVEVKLPHGARVRLANEEFEFRLY; via the coding sequence ATGCCAAAAACTGGCGCGGAAGGGGTGGACAGGATGAAATTGGGGTTTGAGACACAGGGTGTGAACACCTATTTGATATGCCGGCTGGAGGACAGCGAGACCATCGATACCTTTACCTTCGGGATGATCACCAATACGAGGATCCCGGGGCTGAGTCCCGTGCTGTTTACGCAGATCGACGACGCTCGAATCCTCAAGTACAACATCTCTTCGAAGATCTCCCTGCGGCACTTTTTGGGGGGGCAGGTCAACAAAAAACGCCTGCTCGGCGTCTTTTCCAACATCGCCGCCGCCCTGGCCTCCGCCGAGGAGTACATGCTGGAGAGCGAAACCTTCCTGTTCGATGTGGACAACATCTACACCGACGTCTCCACCTGTGAGGTGTCCCTGATCTGCCTGCCTGTGAGACGCGAAACGGGCGCGATAAATCTGGTCGCCTTCTTCAAAGATATCATGTTCAATACACAGTTTGACCAGTCGGAAAACTGCGATTATGTCGCGCAGATCATCAATTATTTGAACAGCGTCGCGGTGTTTTTGCTGCCCGATTTCAAAAAGAAGATCGACTCGCTGATCTATGTGTCCACCACGCAGACGCAGGTGATCATGAGCCCGCCTCCACCGGCGGGACCGGCGGAGGGTCCGGTGTTTTTGGAGAGCGCCCCCCTGCAGGCGGCGCCGGTGTCGATGGCGATGCCCGCGCCTCTGCCGCCGTTGTCCATGCCATCACCCCCGCCGTCGCCGGTTCCTGTGCCGCCGCTGAGCGCGGGCGCGCCGAGGCCGGCCGCCTTCCCGGGCGCCGCCCATCCGGCGGCGGCGATGCCGCTCCCGATGCCGCCGTCGCCGGGTGTGTCCCGGCAGGTCGTCGGCGTTCAGTTGCCGCCGGGCCTCGCGATGCCGAACAGTGCGGCGCTCCCGCCGGCGCCGGCGGGAGGAAAGCCCGGCCGGGAGAAGAAGGAGAGCAAGTGGAGACTCTTTAGCAAGAACCCGAACACCGACGACAAGAAAGGGAAAAAGAGCAAGAAAGTCAAGCCCCAAAAGGGCGCGCCCGCCGCCCCCGGGATGGAGATGCCGCTTTCCGGCGCGCCGCCCATGCCGCCGCCGGCGATGGCTGCGCCGCCCCCGCCGTCTATGCTCCCGCTGATGAGGCCCGCCGGTCCGACGTCCCTCCCGCCGCCGGCGCCCGCCGATCGGCCTTTGGTGCAACGGCCGGTGCTTCGGCCCATGCCGCCTCCGTGGCCGCCGTCGCAGGCCGTCGGCGACTACGACGCCCCGTCACTGTTTTCTATGGACCCGCTGGTCTCGGAGGGAACGACGCTGCTGGAAGAGGGCGCGCCCATGCCCGGGAGCGCGCCGCATCTGTTCCGGTTGAAGACCCAAGAGAAGATTTATCTCACGAAACCGCTCTTCAAGATTGGCAAGGAGAAAAACTATGCGGACTACACGATCCGGGACAATTCAGCCGTCAGCCGGAGCCATCTCAACGTGATCATGCGCGGCGGCGAAGTTTTTATCGTGGACACAAATTCCAAAAACCACACCTTTTTGAACGATGTGATGATCGCGAGCAATGTGGAGGTCAAGCTGCCGCACGGCGCCCGAGTCCGGCTGGCCAACGAGGAATTTGAATTCCGGTTGTATTGA
- a CDS encoding WG repeat-containing protein, whose protein sequence is MKKFLIPLAVVLVALVGWVAGLGATRPEDSSAEIAQYLSVAEQQMGLEAYGAAVACYERVIELEDTLAHNQLLAEAYRRMGRSKQYQNTLEGIVVKFPKEAAGYEILANHYYEVERYTDCVTTVTDASKAGVRTDRLTQLYLWCAYRYTLVGESYEEANCFSGPYAVVRVKGRSRYLNENLTPVMPQFFDTASDFTATGGVTVDGRSYFVDKEGLKYLASDEPYERLWAMSENRAAAVKDGRYVYVNSIFQPVLASYDQATSFADGVAAVRNGDQWTLIDAAGTQIGGPYQDVKIDEYNYCSRQGRIFVKMDGWYILVDSSGKRMGQEWFEDAMPFFTDTWAAVKRDGKWGFVDRDGAIVIEPSEEYEEARSFGSGLAAVKIEDGWSFISKADSVVINSMFMDAKCFSDNGLCPVKIGGVWRYIKLTSRP, encoded by the coding sequence TTGAAAAAATTTTTGATACCCCTTGCGGTTGTGCTGGTTGCGCTCGTCGGTTGGGTGGCTGGGCTCGGCGCTACCCGGCCGGAGGACAGCAGCGCTGAGATTGCGCAGTACCTGTCCGTCGCGGAGCAGCAGATGGGGCTGGAGGCGTACGGCGCGGCCGTCGCCTGCTACGAGCGGGTGATCGAGCTGGAGGATACGCTGGCTCACAATCAATTGCTGGCGGAAGCGTACCGCCGGATGGGGCGGTCCAAGCAGTACCAGAACACCCTGGAGGGGATCGTGGTCAAATTCCCCAAAGAGGCGGCCGGGTACGAGATATTGGCGAACCACTACTACGAGGTGGAGCGGTACACCGACTGCGTGACCACGGTCACAGACGCCTCGAAGGCCGGCGTGCGGACAGACAGACTGACGCAGCTCTATCTGTGGTGCGCCTACCGATATACGCTCGTCGGGGAGAGCTACGAGGAGGCAAACTGTTTCAGCGGGCCGTACGCCGTGGTGCGGGTGAAGGGCAGGTCCCGGTATCTGAATGAGAACCTGACGCCGGTCATGCCGCAGTTCTTCGACACGGCGTCCGACTTCACGGCAACGGGCGGCGTCACGGTGGACGGACGTTCGTACTTCGTTGACAAGGAGGGACTCAAATACCTGGCCTCCGACGAGCCGTATGAGCGGCTGTGGGCGATGAGCGAGAACCGGGCGGCCGCAGTCAAAGACGGGCGGTATGTCTATGTGAACAGCATCTTTCAACCGGTGCTGGCCTCCTACGACCAGGCCACTTCCTTTGCCGACGGGGTGGCCGCCGTCCGCAATGGGGACCAATGGACGCTGATCGACGCCGCGGGCACACAGATTGGCGGTCCCTATCAGGACGTCAAGATCGACGAATATAACTACTGCAGCCGTCAGGGTCGGATCTTCGTCAAGATGGACGGATGGTATATTTTGGTAGATTCATCGGGCAAACGGATGGGGCAAGAGTGGTTTGAGGACGCGATGCCCTTTTTCACGGACACATGGGCCGCGGTGAAGAGAGACGGCAAGTGGGGGTTTGTGGACAGGGACGGCGCGATTGTTATCGAGCCCAGTGAGGAGTACGAGGAGGCCCGCTCGTTTGGCAGCGGACTTGCCGCGGTGAAGATCGAGGACGGGTGGAGTTTCATCTCGAAGGCGGACAGCGTGGTGATCAACAGCATGTTTATGGACGCCAAATGTTTCTCAGACAACGGCCTTTGCCCAGTCAAAATCGGCGGTGTCTGGCGTTACATCAAACTGACAAGCCGCCCGTAG
- a CDS encoding A24 family peptidase produces MEAWVSAPVVLVAAAAVLLYNNREVLREDGSLGRKCGAIVRRKNAVVALLCAVPLAEAAFLVSHFCYDSGVPYAVKLLCVCEWLIPIAYMDYKKHIIPNTLIAAGLGLFAVFFAVDVFVLRYEAVDVLKAAGGGLLLGAGVFVLCLLVTKGGMGMGDVKLFGVLGLLLGWDGVFYVILYTVALVAGYGVVMMARKKMDRKTMLPIGPFTLFSMLVSVFLGL; encoded by the coding sequence GTGGAGGCTTGGGTGTCGGCGCCCGTGGTGCTGGTAGCGGCTGCGGCGGTGCTGCTCTATAACAACAGGGAGGTTCTCCGGGAGGATGGTTCCCTGGGGCGGAAGTGCGGCGCCATCGTGCGGCGGAAAAACGCCGTTGTCGCGCTGCTGTGCGCCGTGCCGCTGGCGGAGGCGGCGTTCTTGGTCTCCCATTTTTGTTATGACAGCGGCGTGCCGTACGCGGTGAAACTCCTCTGCGTATGCGAGTGGCTGATCCCCATCGCGTACATGGACTACAAAAAGCACATCATCCCCAACACGCTCATTGCGGCGGGTCTCGGACTGTTTGCGGTTTTTTTCGCCGTGGATGTATTTGTGCTTCGCTACGAGGCGGTCGATGTGCTGAAAGCGGCCGGCGGCGGTCTGCTGCTGGGCGCGGGCGTGTTTGTGTTGTGCCTGCTCGTGACCAAGGGCGGTATGGGGATGGGCGACGTCAAACTATTCGGTGTTTTGGGGCTGCTCCTCGGGTGGGACGGAGTTTTCTATGTTATCTTGTATACGGTCGCGCTGGTGGCGGGCTACGGCGTTGTGATGATGGCGCGCAAGAAGATGGACCGCAAGACGATGCTTCCCATCGGGCCGTTCACCCTGTTTAGTATGCTGGTCAGCGTTTTCCTGGGGCTGTGA